The stretch of DNA TTCCTCTTGCAGTTTAAAGCAAAAGTCAAATATCACATCTTTTTCAAGACTCACAAGGATGATTCAGGTTGTTTGTTTGGCATTTTTTTAATCTCTATCACAACAGCAGGGATGTTTTCACCTTTAGTCCTCTTGGGCTTCTTCTCTAGATGGTCACTAAGTTCTAGACAAGAAATGCTAACTGTCGGGGCCTTTTCTGCATCTTTTCCAGAATGGGCCAAGGGTCGGGTCCCACAACATTGCTTCAAAGCACACTGAGTCCTGCAGGCAAGTTCACATGGGACTACACTGGACTTAGAGCCTACGCTAGCAAATTCAGGCTGAATGGTGGTAGCATGGATTCCGTGATTATGAAAAACGTCCTTAATGGTTTTAGCCACCTGCATGTAGGATGTGGGGTCCTCACATTTTATGTGAGCGGTGGCGATGATTCTGCTTCCAGCAAGCTGCCAGACATGTAATTCATGAACTTCCTCAACTCCTTCAACAGCTCGAAGTTCTTTTATCAAATTTGTGATATCAATTTGCTTAGGAACGGTTTGTAGAAGGATAAGAGCAGATTCCTTAAGTAGTGGGTAAGTTGTGTAAAGAAGTATACAAACCATTACAATACAAAGTGTTGGGTCTAAATACAGCACCCAGCAAGGACCAGCCTCATGAACTGATGCCTGAGTACTATTGATAATTTCTACAAATGCTTTGCAGGGGTCAAGGGTACATGGGTTCACACAGAATTCTCTTTCAGAGCAACCTTTCCAAGAGAAATAGAAGACCAAGGCATTTACTACTACAATTACTGAACCCAAGGCATCTCCAAGGACATGCAAAAAAACTCCACGCATGTTAAGTTGTCCAGCGCTGTCATCCTCTTCCAACTTCACATGCTCGGGTTCTCTGATAAGATTCCCATTCACTTGTACATCCACTGCATCCTCGTTTCTAGATTTTTCTggatctacagagaaaaagaaagtttgtTATCAAATGCATTTAAACTGTTTATATATAACAGATCTTTCTCTAGTTCAACTTATGAAGAAAGTGAGAATCTTTTCATAAAGCACAACAAACGTGTGCCAGGAGCAATTTAACATAAATCAACATTCTGGGAACAAGCCAAGACCTAATGGCCAGGGCTAAATCAAGTCCTTAGGGTACCGCTTCCCACTCAGTCTTCCAATCACAGCCCAACCACCTCCCCTCctccagaaaaaacaaaacaaaacacattttcttctccTATGGGGTGGGGCCCTGTAAACTTTCTGCTTTAGCCTTTAGCATATACAACAAAGAAAACACCAAAAGGAATGCTATCACCCACAAATGCAGCCACAGACTAGTCTCCCAGACAACACATCTGATCTGACACCAGCTCTCCTCACTCCAAGGCAACAGCTCCAGAAGAAAACTGATTGTTGACATTTACATTTATCATGAATAAAAGTGGTAATCCTATGGTACTAGGGGGTTTAAAAATGGACAGATCAACAATGTAAATCAACACACATGAAAAACTGCAACGCAATTATCACGATCAGTCCCACAGCTCTTAAGGCAAAAACGTTCTTTCAGAAGAATTACACACCAGTGTATAGCTTAATTGGAATATCAGCCTACCTGGTGGAGAAGGGGAAACCCAATTATAAGCTTGAATCTTATCAATGTTATTTACTgcattaaaaaggcaaaaatataCCATCTGATAAAATATCAatgggaggaaagggaggggatACACCAAACTGCCCCCATCTCCGAGCTTGGGGAGcagagcatttttttctttccattttctttcaacccttatttttctcagttttcttCCAGAGCACTATGTTAGAAAAGGGAACTGCATCCATTAGAACACACGCTGAATAAATGACCGTCACTTTCATTTTGGTACCACTACTGCAAGTCCTATGCAAAGTGACCGCTTAACATGCTCAAGACAAATCCTGAGTCTGGGATTTTCAGGACTGGCGATCCATGAACTGAAACATACACTGTGGTTCATAAACGAAACCTTTAACCACGGAGTCATGCGCTCTGCAGCCAGCCTTATGAAACTTGGGCCGTGGGGGCAGGCACCACTCGGACAGGGGCATCGGCTCAACCCCCACTTGAGGACGcactgggtggtggtggtggggtggtcCTTCCCAAGGAAATCAGGGTACCCAAGCCCAGCGCGCGTGCGAACAGCGCCGGGATGCCGCCCTCTCCCGCCCCTTTTCCTCCCACCAGCAGCAGGCAGGCTCCCGCCCCGGGCTCCGGCTCCCAGCCGGTCCCGCGTCCCGGAGCTGCCGGCGGCGTGTGCGGGGAGGCCAGGCTCGCGGGCGCCAGGGGGCGTGCGGGCCACCCGGGGGCCAGGACGCCCCAAACCCAAGCAACCACCTGCCGCCGACCTACCCGCTCCCTTCCCCCGGCCCCGCACACCTGCCGGGTCCGCCTTGAGCCCGTTGGAGTTGCTGCTGTTAGCCACCAGGGTGTTGGTCTCCTCCTGCTCCGGGCCCTGCTCGCCAGGGGCCGCGCTGCCGTCGCTGCCCCCCGCGCGGTGGCCCTTGCCGCGGGTCCCCTTGGGGAGGCCGTGGCCGTGGCCCCCGTGCGAGTGGCCGTGGCCGGAGTCGTGGCCAAAGCCGCTGTGGTGGTGGAAGAGGCAGAGTCCCAGCACGTTGACCAGCAGCCCGGCCACGCCGACCCCGAGCACCACGAGCGGCTGCTGCATCTCGTGCGGCTCGATGAAGCGCTCGATGGCCTCGAGCAGGATGGCGAAGCAGAGGCCGGTCAGGAAGATGGCGTTCACCAGGGCCCCCATCACCTCGGCCCGGATCCAGCCGAACGTGTTCTTCTGGGTGGCGTGGGTCCGCCGGGCGAAGCGCTCGGCCACCAGCGCCACCACCAGCGCCAGCACGTCCGACAGCATGTGGAAGGAGTCGGACAGCATCGCCAGCGACGCGGTCACCCGGCTCACCACCACCTCCAGCACCATGAACATGAAGGTCAACATGAGCATGCAGAGCAGCCGGCCCCGTTTCCGACCCCAGCACCCCATGGCTGCGGCGGAGCGGCCCGCCGAGCGCGGCCGGGCGACccgggaggaggaggcggcggcgtgGGTCGCGGGGAGGCCGGCGCGGGGCTCACGCCGCCCGAGTCCCACAGCCTCACGGGGGCGAGCCCGGGGTCAGGCCGGCGAGCCCCGGGTGTGCGGGCGTCCTCGGCCGGCCCGCGGCGCGGCGACGCGCGGCTGCTTAGGCGTCGGTCGTCCGAGCCGGCGCCCAGGCCCGGCGCAACGCCGGCAGCCCCCACAGCCTcggcggggcggcggcggcgacggcggGGAGCTGGAGCTCCCGCAGCCGGGGGAAGAGCAGCCGGAGTAGGAGCAGGAGCAGGCGGGCGGCGGGCGAAGGTGACCGGCAGCTCCGCGCCGGGAAGACTCCGAGCATCTGAGGGCTCTCCTCGCCGGCCTCCGCGGACGGTGGACCGAGGAAGCCCACCGCACAAGGAGCTCAAGAGGCGGCGGCCAAGGCAGCTGCACTCGGCCCGGGCTCCGGCGCCTTCTTCGCCCCCCCGCCTTTGCAGACGGTTTACAAAAAAACTTTGCTTTGCACTCGGAACCCCCGTTTTCACACGGACCCGAGCGTGACAAGGCCCTGCCGCCACGCCCACCGGACCCGGAACGCTTCCCCATTGGCCAGGACTCCCTCACGACAGCTGCCCCGCCCCGCCCACCGCGCCGGTCATTGGATGGCAGCTCCGAGGGGCGGGAGAAGGCGGGGCCGCGGGGCTCCAACCGCTGGAGGCGGGGCCTCTCGCTCCGGGAGCCGGGCGTGGGCCGGGGGCCGC from Ochotona princeps isolate mOchPri1 chromosome 10, mOchPri1.hap1, whole genome shotgun sequence encodes:
- the SLC30A1 gene encoding proton-coupled zinc antiporter SLC30A1 isoform X1, producing the protein MGCWGRKRGRLLCMLMLTFMFMVLEVVVSRVTASLAMLSDSFHMLSDVLALVVALVAERFARRTHATQKNTFGWIRAEVMGALVNAIFLTGLCFAILLEAIERFIEPHEMQQPLVVLGVGVAGLLVNVLGLCLFHHHSGFGHDSGHGHSHGGHGHGLPKGTRGKGHRAGGSDGSAAPGEQGPEQEETNTLVANSSNSNGLKADPAGVRGRGKGADPEKSRNEDAVDVQVNGNLIREPEHVKLEEDDSAGQLNMRGVFLHVLGDALGSVIVVVNALVFYFSWKGCSEREFCVNPCTLDPCKAFVEIINSTQASVHEAGPCWVLYLDPTLCIVMVCILLYTTYPLLKESALILLQTVPKQIDITNLIKELRAVEGVEEVHELHVWQLAGSRIIATAHIKCEDPTSYMQVAKTIKDVFHNHGIHATTIQPEFASVGSKSSVVPCELACRTQCALKQCCGTRPLAHSGKDAEKAPTVSISCLELSDHLEKKPKRTKGENIPAVVIEIKKMPNKQPESSL
- the SLC30A1 gene encoding proton-coupled zinc antiporter SLC30A1 isoform X2, translating into MGCWGRKRGRLLCMLMLTFMFMVLEVVVSRVTASLAMLSDSFHMLSDVLALVVALVAERFARRTHATQKNTFGWIRAEVMGALVNAIFLTGLCFAILLEAIERFIEPHEMQQPLVVLGVGVAGLLVNVLGLCLFHHHSGFGHDSGHGHSHGGHGHGLPKGTRGKGHRAGGSDGSAAPGEQGPEQEETNTLVANSSNSNGLKADPADPEKSRNEDAVDVQVNGNLIREPEHVKLEEDDSAGQLNMRGVFLHVLGDALGSVIVVVNALVFYFSWKGCSEREFCVNPCTLDPCKAFVEIINSTQASVHEAGPCWVLYLDPTLCIVMVCILLYTTYPLLKESALILLQTVPKQIDITNLIKELRAVEGVEEVHELHVWQLAGSRIIATAHIKCEDPTSYMQVAKTIKDVFHNHGIHATTIQPEFASVGSKSSVVPCELACRTQCALKQCCGTRPLAHSGKDAEKAPTVSISCLELSDHLEKKPKRTKGENIPAVVIEIKKMPNKQPESSL